The Acidobacteriota bacterium genome includes a region encoding these proteins:
- a CDS encoding ABC transporter ATP-binding protein — MSGAVISVDGVSKWYGQVIGLNDVTVSIPPGITGLLGPNGAGKSTFMKLVTGQLRPSKGSLTVLGQPIWNNPAAYTRLGFCPEQDAFYERMTGVEWVAALARLSGFSQDDARAAALRALDAVDLVPAADKKIGAYSKGMRQRVKLAQALVHDPELLILDEPLTGMDPLMRRRTIRLIRDWARDGRSVLVSSHILHEVEAMTSNVLLINNGRILAEGDVHDIRALIDHHPHTVHIRAERPRELARECLSFPYVRSLRFEADALVVETDQPDTFYTQLTTLAATESLGRIDEVTSPDDNLAAVFGYLVR; from the coding sequence ATGAGCGGAGCCGTCATCAGCGTCGACGGCGTGTCGAAGTGGTACGGCCAGGTCATCGGCCTCAACGATGTCACCGTCTCGATCCCGCCGGGCATCACGGGCCTGCTGGGCCCGAACGGCGCCGGCAAGTCGACGTTCATGAAGCTGGTCACCGGCCAGTTGCGTCCGAGCAAGGGCAGCCTCACGGTGCTGGGCCAGCCGATCTGGAACAACCCCGCCGCGTACACCCGCCTCGGGTTCTGTCCCGAGCAGGATGCGTTCTACGAGCGGATGACGGGCGTCGAGTGGGTGGCGGCGCTCGCGCGCCTCAGTGGCTTCTCGCAGGACGATGCCCGCGCCGCGGCGCTGCGTGCGCTCGACGCCGTCGATCTCGTGCCTGCCGCGGACAAGAAGATCGGCGCGTACAGCAAGGGCATGCGCCAGCGCGTGAAACTCGCCCAGGCCCTCGTGCACGACCCCGAGCTCCTCATCCTCGACGAGCCGCTGACGGGGATGGACCCGCTCATGCGCCGCCGCACGATTCGCCTCATCCGCGACTGGGCGCGCGACGGGCGCAGCGTGCTCGTGTCGAGCCACATCCTCCACGAGGTGGAGGCGATGACGAGCAACGTGCTCCTCATCAACAACGGCCGCATCCTCGCCGAGGGCGACGTCCACGACATCCGCGCGCTCATCGACCATCACCCACACACGGTCCACATCCGCGCCGAACGCCCCCGTGAACTCGCGCGCGAGTGCCTCTCGTTCCCGTACGTGCGCAGCCTCCGCTTCGAAGCCGACGCCCTCGTCGTCGAGACCGACCAGCCGGACACGTTCTACACGCAACTCACGACCCTCGCTGCCACCGAGTCCCTCGGTCGCATCGACGAGGTCACCTCCCCCGACGACAACCTCGCCGCGGTGTTCGGGTATCTGGTGCGATGA
- a CDS encoding CRTAC1 family protein: MSVRARILLTAFFIALLATPAAIRHAKQRQAMSAASGDALDRYGFRLTESSAAAGLTFTHEGPTFDARLAHIMPQVASMGAAVAVVDVDADGLSDLYVTNSGEGSRNRLFRNKGDGTFEDVAAALGLAALNDPATGVSMGSVWGDYDNDGYPDLLLYRWGRPELFHNEQGRVFTRVSERAGLPSWANINAAVWFDFDRDGHLDFFMGGYYAADVNLWRLPNTRIMPESFEYARNGGRKYLYRNLGDGRFEEVSAARGLSSTRWALAAVAADLRGTGYPDLFIANDYGVSELFVNDGGTFREAGRETGVGYAPKSGMNASVGDVLNQGRFAIYVSNISEEGILIQGNNLWVPSSTRADGLPMYENLASSMNVALGGWSFGAQFGDLNNDGALDLYLVNGYVSASRNENYWYDYSKVAGGHEVVIGDAANWPAMGTRSLAGYQPKRVWMNDGAGRFIDVARMVGVTDQYDGRAVSLADFDNRGVLDVIVANQRGPLLFYKNDVAQGRNWVAFELEGGCRPGMPSVEEDRAGPPGPATHRCSNRDAIGAQVAVHRAGAVQVQEVLAGSGFCAQNQRRLHFGLGTADAVERVEVRWPSGRVQTIERPSINQIHALKEPA, translated from the coding sequence ATGAGCGTTCGCGCCCGCATCCTGCTGACGGCGTTCTTCATCGCGCTGCTCGCGACGCCGGCAGCCATCCGTCACGCGAAACAGCGTCAGGCCATGAGCGCTGCATCGGGTGACGCGCTCGATCGCTACGGCTTCAGACTCACCGAGTCGTCTGCCGCCGCGGGACTCACGTTCACGCACGAAGGTCCGACCTTCGATGCCAGGCTCGCGCACATCATGCCGCAGGTGGCCTCGATGGGCGCGGCAGTGGCGGTGGTGGACGTCGACGCCGACGGACTCTCGGACCTCTACGTCACCAACAGCGGCGAGGGATCCCGCAATCGTCTGTTTCGCAACAAGGGCGACGGTACGTTCGAGGACGTCGCCGCCGCGCTGGGGCTCGCCGCGCTCAACGATCCGGCAACGGGCGTATCGATGGGATCTGTGTGGGGCGACTACGACAACGACGGCTATCCCGACCTGTTGCTGTATCGCTGGGGACGCCCCGAACTGTTCCACAACGAGCAGGGACGCGTGTTCACGCGCGTGAGCGAGCGGGCCGGCCTGCCGTCGTGGGCCAACATCAACGCCGCCGTGTGGTTCGACTTCGATCGCGACGGGCACCTCGACTTCTTCATGGGTGGCTACTACGCGGCCGACGTGAACCTGTGGAGGCTGCCGAACACGCGCATCATGCCGGAGAGCTTCGAGTACGCGCGCAACGGCGGTCGCAAGTACCTGTATCGCAACCTCGGCGACGGGCGATTCGAGGAGGTGAGCGCCGCGCGCGGGTTGTCGTCCACGCGCTGGGCGCTCGCGGCGGTCGCCGCGGATCTGCGCGGCACGGGGTATCCCGATCTCTTCATCGCGAACGACTACGGCGTGTCGGAGCTGTTTGTCAACGATGGCGGCACGTTCCGCGAAGCCGGCCGCGAGACGGGCGTGGGTTACGCGCCCAAGAGCGGCATGAACGCGTCTGTCGGCGACGTGCTCAATCAGGGCCGGTTCGCGATCTACGTCTCGAACATCTCCGAAGAGGGCATCCTCATCCAGGGCAACAACCTGTGGGTACCGTCATCGACGCGCGCCGACGGCCTGCCGATGTACGAGAACCTCGCCTCGTCGATGAACGTCGCGCTCGGCGGCTGGAGCTTCGGTGCGCAGTTCGGCGATCTGAACAACGACGGCGCGCTCGACCTGTATCTCGTGAACGGCTACGTGTCGGCGTCGCGCAACGAGAACTACTGGTACGACTACTCGAAGGTGGCCGGTGGCCATGAGGTCGTGATTGGCGATGCCGCCAACTGGCCGGCCATGGGTACGCGAAGCCTGGCCGGCTATCAGCCGAAGCGCGTGTGGATGAACGACGGCGCGGGACGTTTCATCGACGTGGCTCGCATGGTCGGCGTCACCGACCAGTACGACGGCCGCGCCGTGTCGCTTGCCGACTTCGACAATCGCGGCGTGCTCGACGTCATCGTGGCCAATCAGCGCGGGCCGCTGCTGTTCTACAAGAACGACGTCGCCCAGGGCCGCAACTGGGTGGCGTTCGAACTCGAAGGCGGATGTCGCCCCGGAATGCCGTCCGTTGAAGAAGACAGAGCCGGCCCTCCGGGCCCGGCCACGCATCGATGCAGCAACAGGGACGCGATCGGCGCGCAGGTCGCCGTGCATCGCGCGGGAGCGGTGCAGGTGCAGGAGGTGCTCGCCGGATCGGGCTTCTGTGCGCAGAACCAGCGTCGCCTGCACTTCGGGCTCGGGACCGCTGACGCGGTCGAGCGCGTGGAGGTGCGATGGCCGTCGGGCAGGGTCCAGACCATCGAGCGGCCGTCGATCAACCAGATCCACGCACTGAAGGAACCGGCATGA
- a CDS encoding NUDIX hydrolase, with amino-acid sequence MSQRLYPSRPIVGVGGVIVDGDRVVLIKRKYEPLALRWSIPGGTLEVGESLEDGVARELREETGLAVQVGAVIEVFDRILHDEDGRVKYHFVLVDYLCVPVSGTLMPGDDVSDAEWAHFDALAPYGLTAKASSVIARARTMLTAG; translated from the coding sequence GTGTCGCAGCGTCTCTATCCCTCGCGTCCCATCGTCGGCGTCGGCGGCGTGATCGTCGATGGCGACCGCGTGGTGCTGATCAAGCGGAAGTACGAGCCGCTGGCGCTGCGCTGGAGCATCCCCGGCGGCACGCTCGAAGTGGGGGAGTCGCTCGAAGACGGCGTGGCGCGCGAACTCCGCGAGGAGACTGGCCTCGCGGTGCAGGTGGGCGCCGTGATCGAGGTCTTCGACCGCATCCTGCACGACGAGGACGGCCGCGTGAAGTATCACTTCGTGCTCGTCGACTATCTGTGCGTCCCTGTCAGCGGCACCCTCATGCCCGGCGACGATGTGTCGGATGCCGAGTGGGCCCACTTCGACGCCCTGGCCCCGTACGGCCTGACGGCCAAGGCCTCGTCAGTCATCGCCCGCGCCCGCACGATGCTGACCGCCGGATGA
- a CDS encoding HDIG domain-containing protein, translated as MPDRDAALALLHEYTQGESLRRHAYAVEASVRGYARRMGGDEALWGVTALLHDFDYERWPSLDDHPYKGVEILRERGYPEVVTRAILSHADYSGVSRDSPLEKVLYACDEMSGFVMAAALVRPSKSVLDLEAASVKKRMKDKAFARAVSRDDMLHGAALLDLPIEAHIANVIESLRERADELGVR; from the coding sequence GTGCCCGATCGCGACGCGGCGCTCGCGCTGCTGCACGAGTACACCCAGGGCGAGAGCCTTCGTCGTCATGCCTACGCCGTTGAAGCGTCAGTGCGTGGTTACGCGAGACGCATGGGTGGCGACGAAGCCCTGTGGGGCGTGACGGCGCTGCTGCACGATTTCGATTACGAGCGTTGGCCGTCGCTCGACGACCATCCGTACAAGGGCGTCGAGATCCTCCGAGAGCGCGGCTATCCCGAGGTGGTGACGCGCGCGATCCTGTCGCACGCCGACTACAGCGGCGTGTCGCGTGACAGTCCGCTCGAGAAGGTGTTGTACGCCTGCGACGAGATGTCGGGCTTCGTCATGGCCGCGGCACTCGTACGACCATCGAAGAGCGTGCTCGACCTCGAAGCCGCGTCGGTGAAGAAGCGGATGAAGGACAAGGCGTTCGCACGCGCCGTCTCGCGCGACGACATGCTGCACGGCGCGGCGCTGCTCGACCTGCCCATCGAGGCCCATATCGCCAACGTCATAGAGTCCCTCAGGGAACGCGCGGACGAGTTGGGCGTTCGGTGA
- a CDS encoding amino acid permease, with the protein MQTPSPADARDAGLDSEFRRGLGLYDATMVVVGSMIGSGIFIVSADMARLLGSPGWLLLAWVITGLLTIGAALAYGELAAMMPRAGGQYIFLREAFSPLWGFLYGWTLFTVIQAGTIAAVAVAFARFTGVVFPAIAEDRYLIAPIHISSGYALSLSTAQLLGVLLIALLTWTNTRGLEYGRVVQNVFTTAKTGALVALIGTGLLLGWNADAVAANFGNLWEPRGVVELAPSLTAATVFGLFVAMGIAQTGSLFSSDAWHNICFTAGEVKDPRRTLPRSLVLGTAIVTGLYVLSNIAYLVTLPLASIQSAPSDRVATLLIDTVFPGIGAVVMAVAIMVSTFGCENGLILAGARAYYAMARDGLFFKRAAELNQAQVPAFGLVLQGVWAVLLVLPRTYDVTTGTYGNLYSNLLDYVISAALLFYALTVAGLFRLRITRPDAPRPYKAFGYPVVPALYIVGALSILLVLFAYRPATTWPGLVIVLTGVPVYLLARRGRRS; encoded by the coding sequence ATGCAGACTCCATCGCCCGCCGACGCGCGGGATGCCGGGCTCGACAGCGAGTTCCGGCGCGGGCTCGGCCTCTACGACGCGACGATGGTGGTGGTCGGCTCGATGATCGGGTCGGGCATCTTCATCGTGTCGGCCGACATGGCGCGCCTCCTCGGCAGCCCCGGCTGGCTGCTCCTCGCCTGGGTCATCACCGGCCTGCTCACGATTGGCGCGGCGCTGGCGTACGGCGAGCTCGCCGCCATGATGCCGCGCGCGGGCGGGCAGTACATCTTCCTCCGCGAGGCGTTCTCGCCACTGTGGGGGTTCCTTTACGGCTGGACCCTCTTCACGGTGATTCAGGCGGGCACGATCGCCGCCGTGGCCGTTGCCTTCGCGCGCTTCACCGGAGTGGTGTTCCCGGCCATCGCCGAAGACCGCTACCTCATCGCGCCGATCCACATCTCGTCGGGCTACGCGCTGTCGCTCTCGACGGCGCAGTTGCTCGGCGTGCTCCTCATCGCACTCCTCACATGGACCAACACGCGCGGTCTCGAGTACGGCCGCGTCGTGCAGAACGTCTTCACGACGGCGAAGACGGGCGCGCTCGTCGCGCTCATCGGCACGGGCCTGCTCCTCGGGTGGAACGCCGACGCGGTGGCGGCCAACTTCGGCAACCTCTGGGAACCGCGTGGCGTCGTCGAACTCGCGCCGTCGCTCACGGCGGCCACGGTGTTCGGCCTGTTCGTCGCGATGGGCATCGCGCAGACGGGGTCGCTCTTCTCGTCCGACGCGTGGCACAACATCTGTTTCACGGCGGGCGAGGTGAAGGACCCGCGCCGCACGCTGCCGCGATCGCTCGTGCTCGGGACGGCCATCGTGACGGGCCTCTACGTCCTCTCGAACATCGCGTACCTCGTGACGCTGCCGCTGGCGTCGATCCAGTCGGCGCCGTCGGATCGCGTGGCCACGCTGCTCATCGACACGGTGTTCCCCGGCATCGGCGCGGTGGTGATGGCCGTGGCGATCATGGTCTCCACGTTCGGCTGCGAGAACGGGCTGATCCTCGCTGGTGCGCGGGCGTACTACGCGATGGCGCGCGACGGCCTCTTCTTCAAGCGCGCCGCCGAGCTCAACCAGGCGCAGGTGCCCGCGTTCGGCCTCGTCCTGCAGGGCGTGTGGGCGGTGCTGCTGGTGCTGCCGCGCACGTACGACGTGACCACCGGCACGTACGGCAACCTGTACTCGAACCTGCTCGACTACGTGATCTCGGCGGCGCTGCTGTTCTACGCGCTCACGGTGGCGGGCCTGTTCCGGCTGCGCATCACGCGTCCGGACGCGCCCCGTCCGTACAAGGCGTTCGGCTATCCCGTCGTGCCGGCGCTCTACATCGTCGGCGCCCTCTCGATCCTGCTGGTGCTCTTCGCGTATCGCCCGGCCACCACGTGGCCGGGGCTCGTGATCGTGCTGACGGGCGTGCCGGTGTACCTGCTGGCGCGCCGGGGGCGCCGATCGTGA
- a CDS encoding ABC transporter ATP-binding protein, with product MIALDDVTVVYGPSDALSGVSVQFPPGAVGLLGPNGAGKSTLIKALLGFVAPSRGRMHVFGLDVRHRAAEIRTRIGYMPENDAHIPGMNAVTFVAYCGQLSGLPPVDAMQRAHEVLYYVGLGEARYRNVETYSTGMKQRIKLAQALVHDPDLLFLDEPTNGMDPKGRDEMLALIHDLGHAKRVNLILSSHLLPDVEHACDHVIVMDKGRVATQGPIATLKGQGGSVFELRIKGDLPAFLTALRGNGIEAHGTDQDVMRVLVPAGRSARDVFTLASAHGMQVRHLRPSVPTLEDVFIDAIEGGGRAHP from the coding sequence GTGATCGCCCTCGACGATGTGACGGTCGTGTACGGGCCGAGCGACGCCCTGTCCGGCGTGAGCGTGCAGTTCCCGCCTGGTGCCGTCGGCCTCCTCGGGCCGAACGGCGCGGGCAAGAGCACGCTGATCAAGGCGTTGCTGGGGTTCGTGGCGCCGTCACGCGGCCGGATGCACGTCTTCGGCCTCGACGTCAGGCACAGGGCCGCGGAGATCCGCACGCGCATCGGCTACATGCCGGAGAACGACGCGCACATCCCGGGCATGAACGCCGTCACGTTCGTGGCCTACTGCGGGCAACTCTCTGGCCTGCCGCCTGTTGACGCGATGCAGCGCGCGCACGAGGTGCTCTACTACGTCGGCCTCGGCGAGGCGCGCTACCGCAACGTCGAGACGTACTCGACGGGCATGAAGCAGCGCATCAAACTGGCCCAGGCGCTCGTCCACGATCCCGATCTGCTCTTCCTCGACGAGCCGACCAACGGCATGGACCCGAAGGGCCGCGACGAGATGCTCGCGCTCATCCACGACCTCGGCCACGCCAAGCGCGTCAACCTGATCCTGTCGTCGCACCTGCTGCCGGACGTCGAGCACGCCTGCGACCACGTGATCGTGATGGACAAGGGACGCGTGGCCACCCAGGGCCCCATCGCGACGCTGAAGGGGCAGGGCGGCAGCGTGTTCGAACTGCGCATCAAGGGCGATCTGCCGGCGTTCCTCACGGCCTTGCGAGGCAATGGCATCGAGGCGCACGGCACCGACCAGGACGTGATGCGCGTGCTGGTGCCGGCCGGCCGCAGCGCGCGCGACGTGTTCACGCTCGCGTCGGCGCACGGCATGCAGGTGCGACACCTGCGGCCCAGCGTCCCCACGCTCGAGGACGTCTTCATCGACGCCATCGAAGGAGGCGGCCGTGCCCATCCATGA